DNA sequence from the Thalassotalea sp. 273M-4 genome:
GTTTTCACTTCAAATGTGTCGTACATTTCAAATGGAGGGCGAGATGAGCCAACACCGGTACGGAAGTTAGTGATGTTTAGACCGTTGATGTAGTATGCATTTTCAGCAACTGATGCACCACCGATAGTCGGGTTGTTACCAAATGCTGTATCACCTTTTGCCGTACCTGGAGCAAGTAGAGCAACACCGGTAAAGTCACGAGATACAGGTACTTTATCAAGGGTTAATGAGTCAACAACGATACCCGTTGAAGAGCTGGTGATATCAACCATAGAGATGGCGCTACCACGAACTTCAATACGTTCAACGTTATCGGCAACCATGGCAATGTTTAAGTTAACTTTACCTGCAAGACCAACAACAACGCTTTTAAATTCTGAAGCTTGGAAACCAGCTTTTTCAGCAATGATGTCGTATTTTCCTGGAGGAAGAAGTGGGAAACGGAAAGCACCACTGCCACTTGACACTACGGTACGCTCTAGGCCTGTTTCAACGTTTTTCACTTTAATGCTAACAGCAGATAATACTTCACCCTCTTGAGTGATTGAGCTACCAGTAATGTAACCGGTTGTATTATTCGCAACTGCAGGCATTGATGCGCCTAACGATAAAGCAACTGCAGCAGCAGCGGCCGAACGTTTAAAGGTCGTAGTAAAACCTTCACTATTTTTATACATTTTCTACCCTATTAGATTAGTATTGTTATTGTATATTTTTATAATTTGAGCTTTTAACAAAAAGCTAATAATAAAATTACATATTTAAATGTTTAGATCAAGCTTTGTTACAAACAGGTAAGTAAAAAGTGAAGTATATATTCTAAAAAAAACATTAATAAACAGTAAGCAATTGAATTAAAAGGTTATTTTTAAGCCGAGCAGATCGTTCAAAGAGTATACAAATGGATACAATTTAATAAGTTAACAAAGGTTTTTAAGCTATTTGGGATCAAAAAAGCTAACAACAGGCTATTTATTGCACAATTCAGATTTAAAAATATTACGAGATTGTTAAATTTTCATGGCAGGAAATGTAACAAGAGCGGTAAAAAACTATTTAAAAGGCCTGAGTAGGCCTTTTAAGGAGGTTATAAAGTATTGGCGAACTGCCTAGCTTTTTCAAGATCTTCTGGCGTATCCACGCCCTCAACGGGTAACCGAGTTTGCGCAACTTCAACATGAATTTTTTCACCCTGCCAAAGTACCCTTAATTGCTCTAGGGCTTCAATGTGCTCTAACGCACTGGCTGGCCACTGCACATATTCTTTAATAAAACCAGCGCGGTAGGCATAGATACCAATATGGCGCAAATAAAAGTCACCGATCTGAGTGATCGGTTTTTGGTTTAAAAAACCATCGCGATGATATGGGATGGTGGCTCGTGAGAAATACAATGCGTAGCCATTTTTATCGCACAATACTTTTACTGCATTAGGATTAAAGGCTTCTTCTACACTGTCTATTTTGACTGCTAACGTTGCCATCCTTGCTTGGGTTGCATTGGCCAAATTAGTGGCAACCTGGGCGATATTCTCACTGGGTATAAAAGGTTCATCGCCTTGCACATTCACAATGATTTCGTCATCATCAAACTGATACTGCTCAACCACTTCGGCTAAGCGCTCAGTACCAGATTGATGATCAGAACGAGTACGACAGACTTCGCCACCAAATTGTTCGACCGTTTTCGCAACGAGATCGTTGTCGGTCGCAATAATGACTCTTTTTGCACCTGATGCTAATGCTTTTTCACTCACCCATTGGATCATAGGTTTTCCTGCTATATCAGCAAGAACCTTACCGGGTAAACGGGTCGATTGATAGCGGGCTGGAATAACAACGGTAAAATTCATTAGTTTTGCTCTGCTTCGGTTAAACGTCTTGCTTCGACTTCCAGTAACACTGGGATATCTTTTTCAATAGGATAGGCTAAACGATCAAACTTACAAATCAATTCGTTGGTGGTTTTATTTAAATCAAGCTTCCCTTTGCACACAGGGCAAGCAAGGATTTCAATTAATTTAATATCAAAGGCCATAATTATTACATCTCGTTATTATTAGTTCGATTAATTGCTCGCCTTGCTTTTGGTCAAAGCGAGCATCTACAGGCAAATACCAGGCATTATCACTGACCAGTCCTTGGCATTTTACCGCATCTTTTTCGGTCATAAGTAAAGGTATGTTAGCATCTAGTTGGTCAAAATCTGAGGACTGAAATTGATGATGATCGACAAACCCCAGTGATTGCGCTAATGGCAGTTTTAGCCTCAATAAGGTATTAAAAAATCGCTGTGGATTACCAATACCGGCAATCGCATTCACTTTCCCTATGGGCTTTATTAAGGCGTTAAATTGTTCAAGGCTAAGCTGTTGCCCAGAATTAATGTTAATGACTTTGTTTGCCGATAATGACATCGCGAGTTCATCTACATCGGCCAAACCGCCATTGACAATCACTCTATCGACGGTATTTAATCGCCAAATGCCTTCTCGAAGTGGACCTGCAGGTAATAACCAACCATTGCCATATCGACGCTTCCCGTCAATGATAACCAATTCCACGTCTCGTTTTAATCGATAATGTTGCAAACCATCGTCGCTTATCACCACATTACAGCCAAGAGAAATAAGCTGTTCAACACTTTTAACACGATCGGAGCCAATAACAACCGGCACCTCAGTACGCTGATATATTAATACTGGCTCATCGCCTGCTTCTTTGGCACTGACGTTGGCACTAACCACAAACGGGGTATCGGTAACACTACCACCATACCCTCGGCTAATAACCCCAACCTTAAAGCCTTTGGCTTTTAGCTGCTCAACCAAATACACTACCACGGGCGTTTTGCCATTACCGCCAACCCCAATATTACCGACTATCACGACGGGTACGGGTAATTTGGGTTGTTTCAATAAATGACATCGGTACGCCATTCTGCGTAATGCAGAAAGGGCCCAAAATATCGGTGTTAAGAGCAATAACAACCACTTTATCGGATGATTTTGATACCAAGCTCGTTCAATTAATCGCATCAGTTATTCGCCAAACTGAAACGCATGCAACTGTGCGTAAGCGCCATTTTTTTCCAGCAATTGCTGATGATTGCCCTGCTCGATTAATTTACCTTGATCCATCACGATAATAGCGTCTGCGTTTTCAATTGTGGATAAACGATGGGCAATCACAATACAGGTTCGGTTTTGTTGTAGCACTTGCAGCGCATCTTGGATATGTCGTTCAGACTCTGTATCAAGGGCACTGGTCGCCTCATCTAAAATCAAAAACGGCGCATCGCATAATAAAGCGCGAGCAATCGCTACGCGTTGGCGCTGACCCCCACTTAAGCTGGCG
Encoded proteins:
- the kdsB gene encoding 3-deoxy-manno-octulosonate cytidylyltransferase: MNFTVVIPARYQSTRLPGKVLADIAGKPMIQWVSEKALASGAKRVIIATDNDLVAKTVEQFGGEVCRTRSDHQSGTERLAEVVEQYQFDDDEIIVNVQGDEPFIPSENIAQVATNLANATQARMATLAVKIDSVEEAFNPNAVKVLCDKNGYALYFSRATIPYHRDGFLNQKPITQIGDFYLRHIGIYAYRAGFIKEYVQWPASALEHIEALEQLRVLWQGEKIHVEVAQTRLPVEGVDTPEDLEKARQFANTL
- a CDS encoding Trm112 family protein; translation: MAFDIKLIEILACPVCKGKLDLNKTTNELICKFDRLAYPIEKDIPVLLEVEARRLTEAEQN
- the lpxK gene encoding tetraacyldisaccharide 4'-kinase, encoding MRLIERAWYQNHPIKWLLLLLTPIFWALSALRRMAYRCHLLKQPKLPVPVVIVGNIGVGGNGKTPVVVYLVEQLKAKGFKVGVISRGYGGSVTDTPFVVSANVSAKEAGDEPVLIYQRTEVPVVIGSDRVKSVEQLISLGCNVVISDDGLQHYRLKRDVELVIIDGKRRYGNGWLLPAGPLREGIWRLNTVDRVIVNGGLADVDELAMSLSANKVININSGQQLSLEQFNALIKPIGKVNAIAGIGNPQRFFNTLLRLKLPLAQSLGFVDHHQFQSSDFDQLDANIPLLMTEKDAVKCQGLVSDNAWYLPVDARFDQKQGEQLIELIITRCNNYGL